One Candidatus Nitrososphaera evergladensis SR1 genomic window carries:
- a CDS encoding 4Fe-4S dicluster domain-containing protein, which translates to MPIDPEFPKNHQVIGKHKLADGEHFHFVWGPGKVAEAAENEEVKKAYETRGEQIVPLGVHGTMVAIDWDSCIADGACIEACPVQVYEWYRTDHQDVPAIEMQNATSAGKGEDHSKDGRMDFTDKSDPIREHDCIWCMACVSVCPPQAVKVDQSNLEFHEKAAGTFNEELAKGSAPPPHAH; encoded by the coding sequence ATGCCAATAGACCCAGAGTTTCCTAAAAACCACCAGGTCATAGGAAAACACAAACTTGCAGACGGAGAGCACTTTCATTTTGTGTGGGGGCCGGGAAAGGTAGCAGAAGCAGCGGAGAATGAGGAAGTCAAGAAAGCGTATGAAACAAGAGGCGAACAGATTGTTCCATTAGGCGTTCACGGCACGATGGTCGCAATCGACTGGGACTCTTGCATTGCCGATGGTGCCTGCATAGAGGCGTGCCCGGTCCAGGTGTATGAATGGTACAGGACAGATCATCAGGATGTGCCCGCGATAGAAATGCAAAACGCAACCAGCGCTGGCAAGGGCGAAGACCATTCAAAAGATGGGCGCATGGATTTTACCGACAAGTCGGATCCGATAAGGGAGCACGACTGCATATGGTGCATGGCGTGCGTTTCAGTGTGCCCGCCGCAGGCAGTCAAGGTTGACCAGAGCAACCTGGAGTTCCACGAAAAGGCTGCAGGCACCTTCAACGAGGAGCTGGCAAAGGGTAGCGCGCCTCCACCACACGCACATTAA
- a CDS encoding methane monooxygenase/ammonia monooxygenase subunit C: MAQMPALIPKEVEIQRLKKIYIFCIVLGSIAASVEVDNFVDGSLHQTTIRDSAFTPAHWWLYSHFVALPLGWGMVAMYCRRIPVLRGPGNSLNTGLKITILGYLATMFTIGVNELWHFWFVEEIFAVPNHWMFNMGVVVAFMGALAFVVRVYARLVELGAETPARNPYVAEMYKLALEGKLYSRSIP, translated from the coding sequence ATGGCACAAATGCCCGCACTGATACCAAAAGAAGTCGAAATCCAGAGACTGAAAAAGATCTACATTTTTTGCATAGTGCTGGGTTCCATTGCAGCCTCCGTCGAAGTAGACAACTTCGTCGATGGCTCGCTGCACCAAACGACCATACGTGACTCTGCATTCACGCCAGCTCACTGGTGGCTGTACAGCCACTTCGTGGCCCTCCCGCTAGGATGGGGAATGGTAGCAATGTACTGCAGAAGGATTCCAGTACTGCGGGGTCCAGGCAACTCGTTGAACACGGGCTTGAAGATAACCATCCTCGGCTATCTGGCGACCATGTTCACAATCGGTGTGAATGAGCTATGGCACTTCTGGTTCGTAGAAGAGATATTTGCAGTACCCAACCACTGGATGTTCAACATGGGTGTCGTAGTGGCATTCATGGGTGCATTAGCATTTGTGGTAAGGGTGTACGCCAGACTGGTGGAACTGGGTGCAGAAACACCGGCAAGGAACCCGTATGTAGCAGAGATGTACAAGCTAGCGCTTGAAGGCAAGCTGTACAGCAGGTCGATACCGTAA